The DNA region AGTAGAGCAAGGCCCACAGCCGGCGCTCTTTAGAACCTCCGGGGGTTCGTATATATTTCAGACCGATCCCGATACTCAGGCGATAAAGGATCTTCTTCAAGGGGGTGGAATCGGACATGCGGATTTCGATCATGGAGGCAAATTTTTCCCAGATCCGGGGCACACTGGCAAAAACGGTCGGGGAAACTTCCCGCAGGTTTTCCGGCAGGGTATCCATACTCTCCACAAAATTGACCGTACATCCGCTCCAGATGGAGGTAAAAACAGAGATCAAATTTTCATAAATATGGGCCAGGGGCAGGTAGGAGACGACTTCATCGGTCTCAAAACCCTTGTTGACCGCATCATAGGATTCGGTCAGGCCCAGGATATTCCGGTGGCTGATCATGGCCCCTTTAGGCCGGCCAGTGGTTCCGGAGGTATAGATAATCATGGCGGTGTCATCCGCCTGAATCTCGGCCAGGTGGTCTTCCACGCAGCGGGGATTATGCTCCAGATGGGAGGCGGCCTCTTTGAGAAACTGATCGAAGAAGATGATCTTCTCCTGGGAAAACCCCCACAGCCCTTTGGGGTCCCAGATGATGACCTGTTTAACTGAAGGCAGATCCGGGAGGATCTGGAGGACCTTGTCCACCTGTTCTTCATTTTCAACAAACAGGACCTTCGATTCGGAATGGTTGACCACATAGGCCACCTGATCCGCAGCCGAGGTCGGATAGATGCCGCAGGTCACCCCCCCGCCGGACATAACGGCCAGATGGCAAACCAGCCATTCCGGCCGGTTTTCACCCAGGATGCAGACCCGGTCCCCTCGTTCAACCCCTAATGCGATCAGGCCGGCGGCCACCTGTCGGACCATTCGACCATATTCTTTCCAGGAAATGCGCTTCCAGATCCCGTAATCCTTGTGCCGCAGGGCCACCCGATCTCCATACCGCTCCACCTGGCTGAAAAACAGGGCGGGAAAATGTTCTAGTCCCTGATGCATTACCATCTCCTTCTTTTCTTATAAAGTCGCCAACCCTTGGAAGAGGTCGATTCCTTGCCCAGGCCCAAATACAGTTCCTGGACATCTTCGTTTTCCATTAATTCTTTTGATGATCCTTTCAGCACGATCCGGCCGGCTTCCAGGATATAGCCGTAGTTGGCAATCTTGAGGGCTAATTTGGCATTCTGCTCGACCAGCAGGATGGTCGTCCCGAGCTTACTGATCTTTTGCAGGGCATCGAAGACCAGCCGGGCCACCAGCGGGGCCAGACCCAGAGAGGGCTCGTCGAGCATCAAAAGCTTGGGTTTGCGCAGCATGGCCCGGGAAATAGCCAGCATCTGCTGTTCCCCCCCGGAGAGGGTTTCGGCCTGCTGGCCGGTCCGTTCTTTCAGGATCGGAAAAAGCTCGTAGATAAAATCCAGATCATCCTTGATCCCTTTGTCCCGGCGGCCCCAACAGCCCAGCTCCAGGTTTTCCCGGACGGTCAATTCCCGAAAAAGACCGCGGTCTTCGGGGACGTAAACAATCCCGGAAGAAGAAATCCGCTCCGGGGGCAGACGGTGGATCCGGCGGCCGTTGAATTCGATGACCCCCTTCTTGGGCTGATCCTTGAGTAACCCGGCGATGGTCCTGAGAAGTGTCGTTTTTCCGGCCCCATTGGGCCCCAGGACGGCAAAGATTTCTCCCTCGGCTACCTCCAGGGAAAGGCCGTGCAGGGCGTAGATACGGTCAAAATAAAGGGTCTCAATATTGGCGATTTTTAAGAAAGACATTAATCATCCCCCAGGTAGGCTCGAATAACTTCAGGGTTGCGCTGCACCTCTTCAGGGGTCCCTTGAGCAATCTTCCGGCCATAATAGAAGGCGACCATCTGGTCGGCCAGTTTGGAGGCAATCCTTAAATCATGCTCGACTAAAAGGATGGTCATTCGGAACCTGCCCCGGATCTCATTGATCCGGTAGGCCGACTCTTCTTTTTCCTCAGAGGTCAAGCCGGAAATCGGTTCGTCCAACAAAAGGATTTTGGGTTCCAGGGCCAGGGCCCGCCCCATTTCTATCCGCTTCTGGACCCCGTAAGGGCAATCGGCCACCCGGGATTTTCGATAGGCCTGAAGATCCAGAAAGTCGATGATCTCTTCGACTGTTTCCCGGTGGCGGAGCTCTTCTTTACGGATTCTCAG from Deltaproteobacteria bacterium includes:
- a CDS encoding AMP-binding protein, producing MHQGLEHFPALFFSQVERYGDRVALRHKDYGIWKRISWKEYGRMVRQVAAGLIALGVERGDRVCILGENRPEWLVCHLAVMSGGGVTCGIYPTSAADQVAYVVNHSESKVLFVENEEQVDKVLQILPDLPSVKQVIIWDPKGLWGFSQEKIIFFDQFLKEAASHLEHNPRCVEDHLAEIQADDTAMIIYTSGTTGRPKGAMISHRNILGLTESYDAVNKGFETDEVVSYLPLAHIYENLISVFTSIWSGCTVNFVESMDTLPENLREVSPTVFASVPRIWEKFASMIEIRMSDSTPLKKILYRLSIGIGLKYIRTPGGSKERRLWALLYWPFYWLVLYHLRRQLGFERVRFAICGAAPASPELFEYYNALGIPLREGYGQTESTGVIALQRIDHPRWGYVGEPIPGVEVRIAEDGEILARGVGVFKGYLKDPLLTAETVKDGWLYTGDVGVLEDGYLKIMDRKKDILITAGGKNITPAFIENKLKFSPYIQDAVVIGDGRKFLAALILIDEDNVNKYAQDNRIPFTTFENLTQNPEIIKLIDQEVSKVNKTLSQVESIKKFALLPRRFYEEDGDVTPTKKVKRRFLEKRYAELIESMYKGKR
- a CDS encoding ABC transporter ATP-binding protein; this encodes MSFLKIANIETLYFDRIYALHGLSLEVAEGEIFAVLGPNGAGKTTLLRTIAGLLKDQPKKGVIEFNGRRIHRLPPERISSSGIVYVPEDRGLFRELTVRENLELGCWGRRDKGIKDDLDFIYELFPILKERTGQQAETLSGGEQQMLAISRAMLRKPKLLMLDEPSLGLAPLVARLVFDALQKISKLGTTILLVEQNAKLALKIANYGYILEAGRIVLKGSSKELMENEDVQELYLGLGKESTSSKGWRLYKKRRRW
- a CDS encoding ABC transporter ATP-binding protein, producing MSILEIKELSISFGGIMALSGIGLQVPEEKIIAVIGPNGSGKTTLFNCLTGIYRPNQGEILFKGENIRKLSPDAIASRGIARTFQNLRLFMNMNVLDNLLVGRHLHFKKNPFSPLLRIRKEELRHRETVEEIIDFLDLQAYRKSRVADCPYGVQKRIEMGRALALEPKILLLDEPISGLTSEEKEESAYRINEIRGRFRMTILLVEHDLRIASKLADQMVAFYYGRKIAQGTPEEVQRNPEVIRAYLGDD